In bacterium, the following proteins share a genomic window:
- the lpxA gene encoding acyl-ACP--UDP-N-acetylglucosamine O-acyltransferase, whose translation MNKTAGLRPVNAPEIHPTAVVDAGARLGHNVKVGPYAIIGPNVVIGPDCVIGSSVLLTGHVIIGSGNRIFHGAAIGCEPQDKKYHGEVSYVEIGDNNDIREYCTIHPATGEGASTRVGSDNLLMAYVHIAHNCRVHDHTVLANAVNLAGHVEIESHAILGGMTPVHQFVRVGAFSFVGGASRLPQDVPPFIKVAGNPIEVAGINAIGLKRGGFSDEDLQNLKKAYRLLYRSGLNVTQALERIAADCQLTQHIEDLMAFIRRSDRGIVR comes from the coding sequence ATGAACAAGACCGCCGGCCTGCGCCCGGTGAACGCCCCCGAGATCCACCCCACGGCGGTGGTCGATGCCGGTGCGCGCCTCGGGCACAACGTGAAGGTCGGGCCCTACGCGATCATCGGACCCAACGTGGTCATCGGCCCGGACTGCGTGATCGGCTCGTCGGTGCTGCTCACCGGACACGTGATCATCGGCAGCGGCAACCGCATCTTCCACGGCGCGGCCATCGGCTGCGAACCGCAGGACAAGAAGTACCACGGTGAAGTCTCCTATGTGGAGATCGGCGACAACAACGACATCCGTGAGTACTGCACGATCCATCCCGCGACGGGTGAGGGCGCCAGCACGCGGGTCGGCAGCGACAACCTGCTGATGGCGTACGTGCACATCGCGCACAACTGCCGCGTGCACGACCACACCGTGCTGGCCAACGCCGTGAATCTTGCCGGGCATGTCGAGATCGAGAGCCACGCGATCCTCGGCGGCATGACGCCCGTGCACCAGTTCGTGCGCGTGGGCGCCTTCTCGTTCGTCGGCGGCGCCAGTCGCCTGCCGCAGGATGTGCCGCCGTTCATCAAGGTGGCCGGCAACCCGATCGAGGTGGCGGGCATCAACGCCATCGGCCTCAAGCGCGGCGGTTTCTCGGACGAGGACCTGCAGAACCTCAAGAAGGCCTACCGCCTGCTCTACCGGTCGGGTCTCAACGTCACGCAGGCACTCGAGCGCATTGCCGCCGACTGCCAGCTGACGCAGCACATCGAGGACCTGATGGCCTTCATCAGGCGCTCGGACCGGGGCATCGTCCGCTGA
- the bshC gene encoding bacillithiol biosynthesis BshC: MIGLLPARRWCGPGAAVLRSLAAGGRPGALAADLALLWEQALAEDWDWSRLNVAALRRLFAGHPLLVVRGNDPALQAAAGPFYATVAARRPHCRELARREGERMAGTAPISERSLGRDLFAAVDGRRVFVPDGSPLPDAASLRPGVLLRSLVQDWLLQPAAVVVGPGEAAYLAQLLPLYAGLGVPRAPLVPRLFGWVLPAGLPAGRLESLAAGPWFDRADAETRSAQLAGDAAAGVARVLEHDLGLPAVRAAALAAGRARRWRRGVAAMLKAEGARQWQQELSGLPPWVLPDGQRQERRLAACATAALYGDELVEALVGAARAHLLAGAGGDWREYHVK, from the coding sequence ATGATCGGACTGTTGCCTGCGCGGCGCTGGTGCGGCCCCGGTGCGGCCGTGCTGCGGTCTCTTGCGGCCGGGGGCCGGCCGGGCGCGCTGGCTGCCGACCTGGCTTTGCTCTGGGAGCAGGCGCTGGCGGAGGATTGGGACTGGTCGCGCCTGAACGTGGCGGCGTTGCGCCGCCTCTTTGCCGGACATCCGCTGCTGGTTGTCCGCGGCAACGATCCGGCGCTGCAGGCCGCAGCCGGGCCCTTCTACGCGACGGTCGCTGCGCGTCGCCCGCACTGCCGGGAACTGGCCCGCCGCGAGGGCGAGCGCATGGCCGGCACCGCGCCGATCTCGGAACGTTCCCTGGGGCGGGACCTGTTCGCCGCCGTCGACGGGCGACGCGTCTTCGTGCCCGACGGATCGCCGTTGCCGGATGCGGCGTCGCTGCGCCCCGGCGTGCTGCTGCGCAGCCTCGTGCAGGACTGGCTGCTGCAACCGGCGGCCGTGGTCGTGGGTCCCGGCGAGGCCGCCTACCTGGCGCAGCTGCTGCCGCTCTACGCCGGACTGGGCGTGCCGCGCGCGCCGCTGGTGCCGCGCCTGTTCGGCTGGGTCCTGCCGGCGGGCTTGCCTGCCGGACGGCTGGAGTCACTGGCTGCCGGGCCCTGGTTCGACCGCGCCGATGCCGAGACGCGGTCCGCGCAGTTGGCCGGCGACGCCGCCGCCGGCGTGGCCCGGGTCCTCGAACACGACCTGGGACTGCCCGCCGTGCGCGCAGCGGCCCTGGCCGCGGGGCGGGCGCGGCGCTGGCGCCGGGGCGTGGCCGCCATGCTGAAGGCCGAGGGCGCCCGGCAGTGGCAGCAGGAGCTGTCCGGCCTGCCGCCGTGGGTTCTTCCCGACGGGCAGCGCCAGGAGCGGCGGCTGGCCGCCTGTGCGACGGCGGCCCTGTACGGGGATGAGCTGGTCGAGGCGCTGGTCGGCGCGGCGCGGGCCCACCTGCTTGCCGGTGCCGGCGGGGACTGGCGCGAGTACCATGTCAAGTGA
- a CDS encoding class I SAM-dependent methyltransferase has product MAEPWYGVAFGAFYPCLYSHRDDDEARRCVDTLARLAPLGNAEGRPLLALGCGDGRHLARLRSQGLPVAGLDLSLALLRAARARGPGAGLVCADMRRLPFGDGAFGAVLSLFTAFGYFGETAADGAGGDAAVIREIARVSAPGGHWFLDFLNAERVRAELAGGALARSRVAGPLAVTETRRLEAGAVVKDVRLTGLPGRGGEAGELGVGPDGVEYSERVRLYTLEDLDQMARNAGLHRVGAAGDYDGAPLGDGPRWLLAYRKGC; this is encoded by the coding sequence GTGGCTGAGCCGTGGTACGGGGTCGCCTTCGGCGCATTCTATCCCTGTCTCTACAGCCATCGTGACGACGACGAGGCGCGCCGCTGCGTGGATACGCTGGCGCGCCTGGCACCGCTCGGGAACGCGGAAGGACGCCCACTGCTCGCTCTCGGCTGCGGCGACGGTCGTCATCTCGCCCGGTTGCGGTCGCAGGGACTGCCCGTAGCCGGGCTCGACCTCTCGCTGGCCCTGCTGCGGGCTGCGCGTGCACGCGGGCCCGGGGCGGGCCTCGTCTGTGCGGACATGCGTCGATTGCCCTTCGGCGACGGTGCGTTCGGCGCGGTCCTGTCGCTGTTCACGGCCTTCGGGTATTTTGGCGAAACGGCGGCGGACGGTGCCGGCGGGGACGCCGCGGTCATCCGCGAGATCGCGCGCGTGTCGGCGCCGGGCGGGCACTGGTTCCTCGATTTCCTGAACGCCGAACGGGTCCGCGCGGAACTGGCCGGAGGGGCGCTCGCGCGGTCGCGCGTCGCCGGACCGCTGGCGGTGACCGAAACGCGGCGGCTGGAGGCGGGGGCCGTGGTCAAGGACGTGCGCCTGACCGGGCTCCCGGGGCGCGGCGGGGAAGCCGGGGAACTCGGCGTGGGGCCGGACGGTGTTGAGTACTCCGAGCGGGTCCGGCTGTACACGCTGGAAGACCTTGACCAGATGGCCCGCAATGCGGGCCTGCACCGCGTGGGCGCGGCCGGTGACTACGACGGCGCTCCGCTCGGCGACGGGCCTCGCTGGCTCCTGGCTTATCGGAAGGGTTGTTGA
- the bshB1 gene encoding bacillithiol biosynthesis deacetylase BshB1, translated as MINEKDPGCDLLVVSPHPDDAEIGVGGLLAALCARGHRVWALELTRGELGTNAGPEERWSEAVAAADVLGLTGRVQLTLPDGFVHGEDPAQAAAVVAVIRRLRPAWLVTAPEPRRHPDHQATPGLVERAVFLARLPAWQPALPAHRLHGAPALPEAVDRWETLTVAQVTPEDEHPSLLFDISAHWERKLEALACYRSQLRRDDGRRATVINDPAFLQRIEDRARRWGRQGGVALAEALTTRQVPVLADLPAEPWR; from the coding sequence ATGATCAACGAGAAAGACCCGGGCTGTGACCTGCTGGTCGTGTCGCCGCATCCGGACGATGCCGAGATCGGCGTCGGCGGTCTGCTGGCCGCGCTGTGCGCCCGCGGGCACCGCGTCTGGGCGCTGGAACTGACCCGCGGGGAGCTCGGCACGAACGCCGGGCCGGAGGAGCGCTGGTCCGAGGCGGTGGCGGCAGCCGATGTGCTGGGGCTTACCGGGCGTGTGCAGTTGACGCTGCCCGACGGGTTCGTCCATGGGGAGGACCCGGCCCAGGCCGCGGCGGTCGTGGCGGTGATCCGCCGCCTGCGCCCTGCCTGGCTGGTGACCGCGCCCGAACCGCGCCGCCATCCCGACCACCAGGCCACTCCCGGCCTGGTTGAGCGCGCCGTCTTCCTGGCACGCCTTCCCGCCTGGCAGCCCGCCCTGCCCGCCCACCGGCTGCACGGCGCCCCGGCGCTGCCGGAGGCCGTCGATCGCTGGGAAACGCTGACGGTGGCGCAGGTGACGCCCGAGGATGAGCACCCGTCGCTGCTGTTCGACATCAGCGCGCACTGGGAGCGGAAGCTGGAAGCCCTGGCCTGCTACCGCAGCCAGCTGCGCCGTGACGACGGCCGCCGCGCCACGGTGATCAACGATCCCGCCTTCCTGCAGCGGATCGAGGATCGCGCCCGCCGCTGGGGGCGGCAGGGCGGCGTCGCCCTGGCCGAGGCCCTGACCACCCGGCAGGTGCCGGTGCTGGCGGACCTGCCCGCGGAGCCGTGGCGCTGA
- the nadB gene encoding L-aspartate oxidase, whose protein sequence is MFIFHGASVIVRRPRAFSAIIVHVPSGFRASSLPSRWLPVVSASSRETVVSRCLVIGSGIAGLQFALLAASGGPVRVVTKKESRESSTNYAQGGIAAAVSPLDDFETHVQDTLAAGDGLCREGVVRKMVEAGPHLIERLLSYGVDFSREAGSGDFALGREGGHTQRRVLHCRDLTGREIEERLLAACTAHANISVDEDHMGLELVRGREVGLTAEAGERIVGARVLDRRTRRVVLHLADAVVLATGGCGKVYLYTSNPDIATGDGLAMAFRAGAELRNLEFVQFHPTCLYHAEAKSFLISEAVRGEGAVLINHRGVRFMARHHPQADLAPRDAVARAIDQEMKGSGEPCVYLDLRHLDRAMVEQRFPNLVAACRRYGIDMAGEPVPVVPAAHYMCGGVTTDLDARTTLPGLFAIGEAACTGIHGANRLASNSLLEAVYFAERAAGAVATEPRLFGAQAPAEAASAVLAPRTGGHGAPAVVVEHDWDELRRIMWDYVGIVRDRERLEIALGRVRAIRRTVESVRRRSAPTPELAELANIALLGELIVICALSRPESRGLHFTLDHPQRLEEAVDSVIRRGQALGGEVCWEAPEPDRG, encoded by the coding sequence ATGTTTATCTTCCACGGCGCTAGTGTGATCGTCCGCCGGCCGCGGGCCTTTAGCGCAATCATCGTGCATGTTCCCAGCGGTTTCCGGGCCAGTTCCCTCCCTTCCCGGTGGTTACCCGTGGTATCCGCATCTTCCCGCGAGACCGTCGTCAGCCGTTGCCTGGTGATCGGTTCGGGCATTGCAGGCTTGCAATTCGCCCTGTTGGCGGCGTCCGGGGGGCCGGTGCGCGTGGTAACCAAGAAGGAAAGCCGCGAAAGCAGCACCAATTACGCCCAGGGCGGCATTGCCGCCGCGGTCTCGCCCCTCGACGATTTTGAAACCCATGTTCAGGATACCCTGGCCGCCGGCGACGGGCTCTGCCGTGAGGGCGTGGTCCGGAAGATGGTCGAGGCGGGGCCGCACCTGATCGAACGGCTGCTCAGCTACGGGGTGGACTTCAGCCGGGAAGCGGGGAGCGGCGACTTCGCGCTCGGACGTGAGGGAGGCCACACGCAGCGCAGGGTGCTGCACTGCCGCGACCTGACCGGGCGCGAGATCGAGGAGCGCCTTCTCGCCGCCTGCACGGCGCACGCGAACATCAGCGTGGACGAGGACCACATGGGCCTTGAACTGGTGCGCGGCCGCGAGGTCGGGTTGACCGCCGAAGCGGGCGAGCGCATCGTCGGCGCGCGCGTGCTCGACCGACGCACGCGCCGGGTCGTGCTGCACCTGGCCGATGCCGTGGTGCTGGCCACGGGCGGCTGCGGCAAGGTCTATCTCTACACGAGCAATCCCGACATCGCGACCGGCGACGGCCTGGCGATGGCCTTCCGTGCCGGCGCCGAACTGCGCAACCTCGAGTTCGTCCAGTTCCATCCCACCTGCCTCTACCACGCCGAGGCCAAGAGTTTCCTCATCAGCGAGGCCGTGCGCGGCGAAGGCGCGGTGCTCATCAATCATCGCGGCGTACGCTTCATGGCGCGGCATCATCCGCAGGCCGACCTGGCGCCGCGCGATGCCGTAGCGCGGGCAATAGACCAGGAAATGAAGGGCAGCGGCGAGCCCTGTGTCTACCTGGACCTGAGGCACCTGGACCGTGCGATGGTCGAACAGCGCTTCCCGAACCTGGTGGCTGCGTGCCGGCGCTACGGCATCGATATGGCGGGCGAACCCGTGCCCGTGGTGCCCGCCGCCCACTACATGTGCGGCGGCGTGACAACCGACCTGGACGCGCGCACCACGCTGCCGGGGCTCTTCGCGATCGGCGAAGCCGCGTGCACCGGCATCCACGGAGCCAACCGGCTGGCCAGCAATTCACTGCTCGAAGCCGTCTATTTCGCGGAACGGGCCGCCGGCGCCGTGGCCACGGAGCCGCGTCTGTTCGGGGCGCAGGCGCCGGCCGAGGCGGCTTCCGCAGTCCTTGCGCCCCGCACCGGCGGGCATGGGGCGCCGGCCGTCGTCGTCGAGCACGACTGGGACGAACTGCGGCGCATCATGTGGGACTACGTCGGCATCGTGCGCGACCGCGAGCGGCTGGAAATCGCGCTCGGACGGGTCCGTGCGATCCGGCGCACGGTGGAATCGGTGCGTCGGCGGTCGGCGCCGACGCCGGAGCTGGCCGAGCTCGCGAACATCGCGCTCCTCGGCGAGCTCATCGTCATCTGCGCGTTGTCGCGACCGGAGAGCCGCGGCCTGCATTTCACGCTCGACCATCCGCAGCGCCTTGAAGAGGCCGTCGACTCGGTGATCCGGCGCGGCCAGGCGTTGGGCGGCGAAGTCTGCTGGGAAGCACCGGAGCCGGACCGTGGCTGA
- a CDS encoding MotA/TolQ/ExbB proton channel family protein, with protein MALTFAAALTPVPFLGALTAGDIIALINTSTFFGKFILFVLLVMSVLSWAVFIDKARTYAKLRRGHLVFWEHCERWLADEVSRRDLDAWCKAHSDLPLCSLMTEAGGARDQAAVRRASERVIYLEVEHLERYVILLSTTVTVAPFLGLLGTVWGIMASFWGMASMHSANLTVVAPGIAEALITTVAGLGAAIPAVIFYNMLVRKIDLVANELDRLRTILEEAATGEGATSRDAARRPERHERETI; from the coding sequence ATGGCCCTCACCTTTGCCGCGGCATTGACGCCGGTGCCGTTCCTGGGCGCCCTGACGGCGGGCGACATCATCGCGCTCATCAACACCTCGACATTCTTCGGCAAGTTCATCCTGTTCGTGCTGCTGGTGATGTCGGTGCTGTCGTGGGCCGTGTTCATCGACAAGGCCCGCACCTACGCCAAGCTGCGCCGTGGCCACCTCGTTTTCTGGGAACACTGCGAGCGCTGGCTGGCGGACGAGGTGAGCCGGCGTGACCTCGACGCCTGGTGCAAGGCGCACAGTGACCTGCCCCTGTGCAGCCTGATGACCGAGGCCGGCGGTGCCCGCGACCAGGCGGCCGTGCGGCGGGCGAGCGAACGCGTGATCTACCTCGAGGTCGAGCACCTCGAGCGCTACGTGATCCTGCTGTCGACCACCGTCACGGTGGCGCCCTTCCTGGGCCTGCTGGGCACGGTGTGGGGGATCATGGCCAGCTTCTGGGGCATGGCCTCGATGCACAGCGCCAATCTCACCGTGGTGGCGCCGGGCATCGCCGAAGCGCTCATCACGACCGTGGCCGGACTGGGCGCGGCCATTCCGGCGGTCATCTTCTACAACATGCTGGTGCGCAAGATCGATCTGGTGGCCAACGAGTTGGACCGCCTGCGGACGATCCTCGAGGAGGCTGCGACCGGCGAGGGCGCAACGTCGCGTGACGCGGCGCGCCGCCCCGAGCGGCACGAGCGGGAGACCATCTGA
- a CDS encoding DUF374 domain-containing protein, with protein sequence MGPQPLKLAAAPALWRLLRRTVRLSPPDVLAAGTGGPVIYACLHRDILPCLLFVEPARPCLLVSGSEDGAILVHALRGSSFQFVRGATGEGGGRALVELRRKLDAGAAVGIAVDGPKGPYGEIRDGVAHLARLTGRPVVPLVAEPSRAMRLRTWDRTVVPLPGSRVLMRVGEPLAAGEGSPEEQAARLRGRLLAFFATEGQGG encoded by the coding sequence ATGGGCCCGCAGCCCCTCAAGCTGGCAGCCGCCCCGGCCCTGTGGCGATTGCTGCGCCGCACCGTGCGGCTTTCGCCGCCTGACGTGCTCGCCGCCGGCACGGGCGGTCCGGTCATTTATGCCTGCCTGCATCGCGACATCCTGCCCTGCCTGCTGTTCGTGGAGCCTGCGCGCCCCTGCCTGCTGGTCAGCGGCAGCGAGGACGGCGCCATCCTCGTGCACGCCCTGCGCGGCTCGAGCTTCCAGTTCGTGCGTGGCGCCACGGGCGAGGGCGGCGGCCGCGCGCTCGTCGAGCTGCGGCGCAAGCTGGATGCGGGCGCGGCCGTCGGCATCGCCGTCGACGGCCCCAAGGGGCCCTATGGCGAGATCCGCGACGGGGTGGCGCACCTGGCGCGCCTGACAGGCAGGCCCGTGGTGCCCCTGGTCGCCGAGCCGTCGCGCGCCATGCGGCTGCGGACCTGGGACCGGACCGTGGTGCCGCTGCCCGGCAGCCGCGTCCTGATGCGTGTGGGAGAGCCCCTTGCCGCCGGCGAGGGGAGTCCCGAGGAGCAGGCGGCCCGGTTGCGCGGTCGCCTGCTCGCGTTCTTCGCGACGGAGGGGCAGGGCGGATGA
- the bshA gene encoding N-acetyl-alpha-D-glucosaminyl L-malate synthase BshA, whose protein sequence is MPAIGITCYPTQGGSGVVATELGLHLARMGCEVHFIATHLPFRLESYHQNIFYHPVEIPQYPVFQHPPYTLSLASTMHDVALRCGLDILHVHYAIPHAAGAYLARQMLGADRIKLVTTLHGTDITLVGQEPSYYPITKFLIEQSDAVTAVSGFLRDETVRVFGGGRDIEVIPNFVDARLYTPQRDEAVRARFAAPDEKLLVHASNFRKVKNPRAVVEVFARVAAVVPSRLLLIGDGPEMPSVREDLAGRGLLDRVTFLGAVTGLEDLLPACDLLLLPSLHESFGLVALEAMACGVVPLATSRGGAGEFIHDGVNGYLRDPDDMEGMVAAALLVLGDESLRQHLAEEARRDAAGDFGAPCVVKKYLDLYDRLLAPGGLRVSFRRDS, encoded by the coding sequence ATGCCCGCCATCGGCATCACCTGCTATCCCACCCAGGGCGGAAGCGGCGTCGTGGCCACCGAGTTGGGGCTGCACCTGGCCCGCATGGGCTGCGAGGTGCACTTCATCGCCACGCACCTGCCGTTCCGGCTCGAGTCGTACCACCAGAACATCTTCTACCACCCGGTCGAGATCCCGCAGTACCCGGTGTTCCAGCACCCGCCGTACACGCTGAGCCTGGCCTCGACGATGCATGACGTCGCGTTGCGCTGCGGGCTGGACATCCTGCACGTGCACTACGCGATTCCCCACGCAGCGGGAGCCTACCTGGCGCGCCAGATGCTGGGCGCCGATCGCATCAAGCTGGTCACGACGCTGCACGGCACCGACATCACGCTGGTGGGCCAGGAGCCGTCCTACTACCCGATCACGAAATTCCTGATCGAGCAGAGCGATGCGGTGACCGCCGTTTCCGGCTTCCTGCGCGACGAGACCGTGCGCGTGTTCGGCGGTGGCCGCGACATCGAGGTGATCCCCAACTTCGTCGATGCCCGGCTCTACACGCCGCAGCGCGACGAAGCCGTGCGCGCCCGGTTCGCGGCGCCCGACGAGAAGCTGCTCGTGCATGCCTCCAACTTCCGCAAGGTCAAGAACCCCCGCGCCGTGGTGGAGGTGTTCGCACGCGTGGCGGCCGTCGTGCCTTCGCGCCTGCTGCTGATCGGCGACGGGCCCGAGATGCCTTCGGTGCGCGAGGACCTGGCGGGCCGCGGACTGCTGGACCGCGTCACGTTCCTGGGAGCGGTGACCGGGCTCGAGGACCTGCTTCCCGCCTGTGACCTGCTCCTGCTGCCGTCATTGCACGAGTCGTTCGGGCTGGTCGCACTGGAGGCCATGGCCTGCGGCGTCGTGCCGCTGGCCACCAGCCGGGGCGGGGCGGGGGAGTTCATTCACGACGGCGTCAACGGCTACCTCCGCGATCCCGACGACATGGAGGGCATGGTCGCCGCCGCCCTGCTGGTGCTGGGCGACGAGTCCCTGCGACAGCACCTGGCCGAGGAGGCGCGGCGCGACGCGGCCGGCGACTTCGGGGCCCCGTGCGTGGTGAAGAAGTACCTTGATCTCTATGACCGGCTCCTGGCGCCGGGCGGCCTGCGCGTGAGCTTTCGCCGCGATAGTTGA
- the lpxB gene encoding lipid-A-disaccharide synthase, whose translation MSRAAPRHVFLSCGEASGDRYGARVVAALRRRDPDLRFTALGGPLLEAAGVEIIQPSAAVAVMGVGEVARALPALLEARRRLDRHLANGAVDLFLPIDFPGFNGHLAAGAHRRGVPVFWLVAPQLWAWGGWRAASFRRRVDRLGTILPFETAFFRNLGFDVEPLGHPLMDDYGNRFAFEPGLTRREERLNHRDGPLTIGLLPGSRRQELEALLPVLKVTSQAITAHMAGREVRFILSLAPGVDRSRVETLFTSAAEMTTEPLRDLMPRLDLALVCSGTASLEVALAGVPHEIVYRTGRVTAFLGRRLVKSPHIGLANLILDKRVVREHLQDEASPLPLARELLRWLARPADRQAYYGEVRRLRQLCGAPGAWERAADAAMVMLDRGARAAGRP comes from the coding sequence TTGAGCCGTGCGGCCCCTCGTCATGTCTTCCTCTCGTGCGGCGAGGCCAGCGGCGACCGCTACGGGGCGCGCGTTGTCGCAGCCCTGCGCCGGCGCGATCCCGACCTGCGCTTCACCGCGCTCGGCGGGCCGCTGCTCGAGGCGGCGGGCGTCGAGATCATCCAGCCGTCGGCAGCCGTGGCGGTGATGGGCGTGGGCGAGGTGGCCCGCGCGCTGCCGGCGCTGCTGGAGGCGCGCAGACGCCTCGACCGGCACCTGGCCAACGGCGCCGTCGACCTGTTCCTCCCGATCGATTTTCCCGGATTCAACGGGCACCTGGCCGCGGGCGCGCACCGCCGCGGCGTGCCGGTGTTCTGGCTCGTGGCCCCGCAATTGTGGGCCTGGGGCGGCTGGCGCGCGGCGTCGTTCCGGCGGCGGGTCGACCGCCTCGGCACCATCCTGCCGTTCGAGACCGCCTTCTTCCGCAACCTGGGCTTCGACGTCGAGCCGCTCGGCCACCCGCTGATGGATGACTACGGGAACCGCTTCGCCTTCGAGCCCGGGTTGACGCGGCGCGAGGAGCGACTCAATCACCGTGACGGGCCGCTGACCATCGGCCTGCTGCCCGGCAGCCGGCGCCAGGAACTGGAAGCGCTCCTGCCGGTGCTCAAGGTGACCAGCCAGGCGATCACGGCGCACATGGCGGGCCGCGAGGTTCGCTTCATCCTCAGCCTGGCGCCGGGTGTGGACCGGTCACGCGTGGAGACACTCTTCACTTCGGCCGCGGAGATGACGACGGAGCCGTTGCGGGATCTGATGCCGCGCCTGGACCTGGCGCTCGTCTGCAGCGGCACGGCCAGCCTCGAAGTGGCGCTGGCCGGCGTCCCGCACGAGATCGTCTACCGCACGGGCAGGGTCACCGCCTTTCTCGGGCGCCGGCTCGTGAAATCGCCGCACATCGGCCTGGCGAACCTCATCCTCGACAAGCGTGTTGTGCGCGAACACCTCCAGGACGAAGCGAGCCCGCTGCCCCTGGCCCGCGAACTGCTGAGGTGGCTGGCCCGCCCGGCCGATCGTCAGGCGTACTACGGCGAGGTGCGTCGATTGCGCCAGTTGTGCGGCGCACCCGGCGCCTGGGAGCGCGCAGCTGATGCCGCCATGGTCATGCTCGACCGGGGTGCTCGAGCGGCGGGAAGGCCCTGA
- a CDS encoding biopolymer transporter ExbD: MAPTRRRGYSAMATINITSLVDVTMCMLIIFMLTAPYIQGGVEVNLPETETREVIVKEGPVISVTATRQVFFQEQAVAMDELASLLAPWSDQKDKVPVYLRCDEEVPYGFVLKLMAAVEREGFVNLSLVADQPVATPARKP; this comes from the coding sequence ATGGCGCCTACCCGCCGTCGCGGCTATTCGGCCATGGCCACGATCAACATCACGTCGCTGGTCGACGTGACCATGTGCATGCTGATCATCTTCATGCTCACGGCGCCGTACATCCAGGGCGGCGTAGAGGTGAACCTCCCGGAGACGGAGACCCGCGAGGTCATCGTGAAGGAAGGTCCCGTCATCTCGGTGACGGCTACGCGGCAGGTGTTCTTCCAGGAGCAGGCCGTGGCGATGGATGAACTCGCCTCGCTGCTGGCGCCGTGGTCGGACCAGAAGGACAAGGTGCCGGTGTACCTGCGCTGCGACGAGGAAGTGCCGTACGGCTTCGTCCTGAAGCTGATGGCGGCCGTCGAGCGCGAGGGATTCGTCAACCTGAGCCTGGTGGCCGACCAGCCGGTGGCCACCCCGGCGCGGAAGCCCTGA
- a CDS encoding tetraacyldisaccharide 4'-kinase — protein MRIVDLRHPAVRALTARWQARAGSAPTGAGLLLTAIVDRWQARQATRRPAPGGPPLVLSIGNLALGGTGKTPVTAQLALDLAAAGLRGAIVTRGYGSPLPGPVAVSASTPGAGDEARLLAGLLDGSGWRVVQSRRRALGVAWLAAQAAALDIIVLEDGHQTAGVGRHLDVLILDDWRTSGERRALRLEPRTGAVAPFGHWRESVRGAGRAGVWLVEMGSPLPAGPPGVAMAGFTRSYRLQVPEPAGSGAPVLLSGIARPAAFEAEAVRLLGRPGALAIRCRDHERYDGRCLARIDRLLDEAGADLVVTTAKDKVKLAPLWGRRPPLAVLEMQVSWTGDKALPELVRERLDVLRRGTSPG, from the coding sequence ATGAGGATCGTCGACCTGCGCCATCCTGCGGTACGGGCCCTGACAGCCCGCTGGCAGGCGCGTGCGGGCTCGGCGCCCACGGGGGCCGGTCTGCTGCTGACGGCGATCGTCGACCGCTGGCAGGCCCGACAGGCCACGCGTCGACCGGCGCCGGGCGGGCCGCCCCTGGTGCTCTCGATCGGCAACCTGGCCCTCGGCGGCACGGGCAAGACACCGGTGACCGCACAACTGGCCCTCGACCTGGCGGCAGCCGGCCTGCGGGGCGCCATCGTCACCCGCGGCTACGGCTCGCCGCTGCCGGGACCCGTGGCCGTGTCCGCATCCACCCCGGGAGCGGGCGACGAGGCGCGCCTGCTGGCCGGGCTGCTGGACGGCAGCGGCTGGCGCGTGGTGCAGTCGCGGCGGCGGGCCCTCGGCGTCGCCTGGCTGGCTGCGCAGGCTGCTGCTCTGGACATCATCGTGCTCGAGGACGGCCACCAGACCGCCGGCGTCGGCCGCCACCTGGACGTACTCATCCTCGACGATTGGCGGACATCCGGGGAGCGCCGGGCGCTGCGCCTTGAACCACGGACCGGGGCGGTGGCGCCGTTCGGCCATTGGCGCGAGTCCGTGCGCGGCGCGGGTCGTGCCGGCGTCTGGCTGGTGGAGATGGGTTCGCCGCTGCCGGCCGGACCACCCGGCGTTGCCATGGCAGGATTCACCCGCAGCTATCGCCTGCAGGTGCCGGAGCCCGCAGGGTCCGGCGCGCCCGTGCTGCTGTCGGGAATCGCACGCCCCGCAGCCTTCGAGGCCGAGGCGGTGCGCCTGCTGGGCCGGCCCGGGGCCCTGGCGATCCGCTGCCGCGACCACGAGCGCTATGACGGGCGCTGCCTGGCGCGCATCGACAGGCTGCTCGATGAGGCTGGAGCCGACCTGGTCGTCACCACGGCGAAGGACAAGGTGAAGCTGGCGCCGCTCTGGGGACGTCGTCCGCCGCTGGCCGTGCTGGAAATGCAGGTGTCGTGGACAGGCGACAAGGCGCTCCCGGAACTGGTCCGGGAGCGCCTGGATGTCCTCCGCCGCGGAACTTCGCCCGGCTAG